A genomic stretch from Flavobacterium humidisoli includes:
- a CDS encoding helix-turn-helix transcriptional regulator: MAFSEIDAFYNELGLRIKTQRLALNITQEALAQELELTRASIINLENGRHKPSIYQIVLIAKYFNIDYTMLVPMPSELVVEKEKKTVPDLSNMVSDQEEIDSPSKQAILDFLSSVKNK, from the coding sequence ATGGCTTTTTCAGAAATAGATGCGTTTTATAATGAATTAGGATTGAGGATTAAAACACAAAGACTTGCCCTAAATATAACTCAAGAAGCGCTCGCGCAAGAATTAGAATTAACGAGAGCGTCTATTATTAACCTAGAAAATGGACGACATAAACCTTCTATTTATCAAATTGTATTAATTGCAAAGTATTTTAATATTGATTATACGATGTTAGTCCCTATGCCTTCGGAATTAGTTGTAGAAAAGGAGAAAAAAACTGTTCCTGACCTAAGTAATATGGTCAGCGATCAGGAAGAGATAGATAGTCCTTCTAAGCAAGCTATTCTTGATTTTTTGTCGTCTGTTAAAAACAAATAA
- a CDS encoding ThiF family adenylyltransferase, translating into MNDIFKYPDTNSSRAGITDLNTKFEGQKIAIIGLGGTGSYILDLISKTNIMEIHLYDGDEFQVHNAFRAPGAAGSDEFGTTSNVLKVEYYSKIYSKMRHGIVTHPTFVTENNIHEFSKYNFVFISVDKNTARDFITKSLLELKIPFIDVGMGMQRHENKLLGTIRVTVGTYQNNTHLKNRIGAEEIIENQYSTNIQIAELNCLNATLAVIRWKKIFGFYQDLKGEYNNLYFINTGKIINEDFADL; encoded by the coding sequence ATGAATGATATTTTTAAATACCCAGATACTAACTCATCTAGAGCCGGCATCACTGATTTAAACACAAAGTTTGAAGGACAAAAAATAGCAATTATAGGCTTGGGAGGAACCGGTTCATACATTCTTGACCTTATATCTAAAACTAATATAATGGAAATTCACTTATATGACGGAGATGAATTTCAGGTTCACAATGCTTTTAGAGCCCCAGGTGCAGCAGGTTCAGACGAATTTGGAACGACCAGTAATGTTTTGAAAGTTGAGTATTATTCCAAAATATATTCCAAAATGCGTCATGGAATAGTCACACATCCGACGTTTGTAACTGAAAACAATATTCATGAATTTTCAAAATATAACTTTGTTTTCATCAGTGTCGATAAAAATACAGCACGAGACTTTATTACGAAATCATTGCTTGAGTTAAAAATCCCATTTATAGATGTTGGAATGGGTATGCAACGCCATGAAAACAAACTTCTGGGAACGATACGAGTTACAGTTGGAACATATCAAAACAATACGCATCTTAAAAACCGTATAGGCGCAGAAGAAATAATTGAAAACCAATATTCTACAAATATACAGATTGCTGAACTGAATTGTTTAAATGCCACATTAGCTGTTATACGCTGGAAAAAGATTTTTGGATTCTATCAAGATCTAAAAGGAGAATATAACAATCTCTACTTTATTAATACAGGAAAAATTATAAATGAAGACTTCGCTGATCTATAG
- a CDS encoding DUF2188 domain-containing protein: MTKRKTYHVTKTEEGWEGKVEGGQRASTTGSTKAEVMQKTIEYAKNHNGNSNVIIHKQDGKFQEERTYPRSSDPSQSPG; the protein is encoded by the coding sequence ATGACTAAAAGAAAGACGTATCACGTCACGAAAACAGAAGAAGGCTGGGAAGGAAAAGTTGAAGGAGGCCAGAGAGCGTCAACAACAGGAAGCACTAAAGCCGAAGTAATGCAAAAAACAATTGAGTACGCTAAAAATCATAATGGAAATTCAAATGTAATCATCCATAAACAGGACGGCAAATTTCAAGAGGAGCGAACTTATCCAAGAAGTAGTGACCCATCCCAGAGCCCAGGTTAA
- a CDS encoding multiubiquitin domain-containing protein: MQHNKENAGKPALNFVVNKKSYEWFDQYITGEQIRKIAGIKSDDKLYLQITEPWEDELIFEDTRVNLARQGIEDFYTAEKLKFTVNGKLFDWPEQFINGKQIREIAGIDADDKIYLDNKKPYLDNLIEDDEQVDLARPSIERFYTVEINFEVIINVAGVNHSWKKPKITFEEVIVLAYGNYNDSPTMVYTVAYEDGPKQNIEGSMIKDSSVFVKNKMIFHATATCQS; the protein is encoded by the coding sequence ATGCAGCACAACAAAGAAAACGCCGGTAAACCGGCACTGAATTTCGTAGTCAATAAAAAGAGTTACGAATGGTTTGATCAGTATATTACAGGTGAGCAAATCCGAAAAATTGCAGGAATCAAAAGTGATGACAAACTTTATTTACAAATCACTGAACCATGGGAGGACGAATTGATTTTTGAAGATACCAGAGTCAATTTAGCAAGGCAAGGTATTGAAGATTTCTACACTGCAGAGAAACTTAAATTTACCGTTAATGGAAAACTATTTGATTGGCCAGAGCAGTTTATAAACGGCAAGCAGATTCGCGAAATAGCAGGTATTGATGCTGATGACAAAATTTATTTAGACAATAAGAAACCATATTTAGATAACCTAATTGAGGATGATGAGCAAGTTGATCTAGCACGCCCTTCAATCGAGCGTTTTTACACTGTCGAGATAAATTTTGAAGTGATTATCAACGTTGCCGGAGTTAATCACTCATGGAAAAAACCAAAAATAACTTTTGAAGAGGTTATTGTTCTTGCTTATGGAAATTATAACGACAGCCCTACAATGGTATACACTGTAGCCTACGAAGATGGACCTAAACAAAACATTGAGGGTTCAATGATTAAAGACTCTTCTGTATTTGTTAAAAATAAAATGATTTTCCATGCTACCGCAACTTGTCAGTCATAG
- a CDS encoding DUF6527 family protein: protein MKTSLIYSFVESIPLELEEGVLYITLQYKTAVHLCACGCGSKVITPINPNFWELTFNGKSITLFPSIGNRSFECKSHYWIRQNQIIPASYWSEEKMDFGD from the coding sequence ATGAAGACTTCGCTGATCTATAGTTTTGTAGAATCCATTCCATTGGAACTAGAAGAGGGTGTGCTTTATATTACACTTCAATATAAAACTGCGGTTCATCTATGCGCATGCGGATGCGGTAGCAAGGTAATAACTCCTATAAATCCAAATTTTTGGGAATTGACGTTTAATGGTAAATCAATTACTCTTTTCCCATCCATAGGAAATCGTAGTTTTGAGTGTAAGTCCCATTACTGGATCAGACAGAATCAAATCATACCCGCATCGTACTGGTCAGAGGAAAAAATGGACTTTGGGGATTAA
- a CDS encoding DUF6791 domain-containing protein, translating into MLPQLVSHSPDLLKLWESGYDIEIIGDQHLLVHQIPYVNSIKEVKYGTLVCVLTLATPFRVGLPPDHTIYFIGETPCDNNGVVLRGVINNSSNHDLTNKITVNHYFSSKPISGNYPDYYEKVRTYSEILCSQAMAIDISVTSKPINRKTNE; encoded by the coding sequence ATGCTACCGCAACTTGTCAGTCATAGTCCTGATCTCCTGAAATTATGGGAGTCAGGTTACGATATTGAGATTATAGGTGACCAGCATCTGCTGGTTCACCAAATCCCATATGTAAATTCTATCAAGGAAGTTAAATACGGCACATTAGTGTGCGTACTTACGCTAGCAACTCCTTTCCGAGTAGGATTGCCTCCTGATCATACTATCTATTTTATTGGTGAAACTCCATGCGACAATAATGGTGTAGTATTAAGGGGTGTTATAAATAATTCAAGCAATCATGATCTTACAAACAAAATAACAGTTAATCATTACTTTTCCAGCAAACCTATTAGTGGAAACTATCCCGATTATTATGAAAAAGTAAGGACTTATTCAGAAATTTTATGCTCTCAAGCAATGGCAATAGATATTTCGGTAACTAGCAAACCAATAAACAGAAAAACAAATGAATGA
- a CDS encoding 3'-5' exonuclease, protein MPKEKWLIDPAELDEFQRDILGLGLNDSYAVKGCAGSGKTILALYKANDIRIETIAEDENAIPSFTMIVYTKALREFIRSGIIELGISIKQVIHWEKWDGDMVDHIIVDEAQDFTKGRIDVFNDSKLKSLMLYGDTQQKLYPGGMSIEDTALYLDIPQKELLKNYRLPKSIASIASYLGDDKQLEDKCVKTVIEKPRLKKFESWQKELDFIINEIKTRNLTDVAILVPFNIVKRAKSNNEHRNVETIKQYFDSVGFRHEVKMSEDESSAFELDFDSENPKVMTFHSSKGLQFETVFIPFCDYPNHDEWFDRNFGNPFYVAVTRTYKNLYFTHSERLSLFLKNVPSNKFD, encoded by the coding sequence ATGCCAAAGGAAAAGTGGTTAATTGATCCTGCAGAGTTAGACGAATTTCAACGTGATATTCTTGGTCTTGGACTGAACGATAGCTATGCAGTTAAAGGTTGTGCGGGCAGCGGAAAGACAATTTTGGCATTATATAAGGCAAATGATATCAGGATTGAAACTATTGCAGAGGATGAAAATGCAATACCTAGTTTTACGATGATTGTATATACAAAAGCTCTTAGAGAATTTATACGATCGGGTATAATCGAGTTAGGAATCTCAATTAAACAAGTGATACATTGGGAAAAATGGGATGGAGATATGGTTGATCATATTATTGTAGACGAAGCTCAGGATTTTACCAAAGGAAGAATAGATGTTTTTAATGATTCAAAGTTAAAATCACTGATGCTTTATGGTGATACACAGCAAAAACTTTATCCGGGAGGTATGTCTATTGAAGATACAGCCTTATATCTCGATATACCCCAAAAAGAGTTGCTGAAAAATTATAGATTGCCGAAGTCTATTGCATCAATTGCCTCTTATTTAGGTGATGATAAACAGTTAGAAGATAAATGTGTTAAAACTGTAATTGAAAAACCTCGTTTGAAAAAATTTGAGTCCTGGCAAAAAGAATTGGATTTTATAATAAATGAAATTAAAACCCGAAATCTAACTGACGTAGCAATTTTAGTTCCTTTTAATATAGTAAAAAGAGCGAAAAGTAATAACGAGCATCGTAATGTAGAAACAATTAAGCAGTATTTTGATAGTGTTGGGTTTCGTCACGAAGTTAAAATGAGTGAAGATGAATCTAGTGCATTTGAATTAGATTTTGATTCAGAAAACCCTAAAGTTATGACATTTCACAGTTCAAAAGGTTTGCAGTTTGAGACAGTTTTTATCCCATTCTGTGACTATCCTAATCATGATGAGTGGTTTGACAGAAATTTTGGAAATCCATTTTATGTTGCTGTTACAAGAACTTACAAAAATCTTTATTTTACACATTCTGAGAGGTTATCCCTCTTTCTTAAAAATGTACCATCAAATAAATTTGATTAA
- a CDS encoding ImmA/IrrE family metallo-endopeptidase — MNVKLINSKVNAILRSYSVLELPIDIEAIARARGLKIIGYSLGDDVSGLLSIENGVGTIGYNHDETNIPRRRFTIAHELGHFELHKDKSDLFVDKQFIYRSHSSGDTPIKKEMEHEANMFASNILMPTSLLRREIEKYDISEEGIKQLAEIFNVSTTAMSIRISSLGLI, encoded by the coding sequence ATGAATGTTAAACTTATAAATAGTAAAGTAAATGCAATTTTAAGATCATATTCTGTATTAGAACTGCCAATTGATATCGAAGCTATTGCTAGAGCTCGTGGTCTTAAAATAATAGGATATTCTTTAGGTGATGATGTATCTGGATTGTTATCAATCGAAAATGGGGTTGGAACGATTGGATATAATCATGATGAAACAAATATTCCAAGAAGAAGGTTTACTATTGCTCATGAATTAGGACATTTTGAGTTACACAAAGATAAGTCTGATCTATTTGTTGATAAGCAATTTATTTATAGAAGTCATAGCTCAGGAGATACACCTATAAAAAAAGAAATGGAACATGAGGCCAATATGTTCGCATCAAATATTTTAATGCCTACATCTCTCTTGCGGAGAGAAATTGAAAAATACGATATTAGTGAAGAAGGAATAAAACAGCTGGCGGAAATTTTCAATGTAAGTACAACTGCAATGTCAATACGTATTTCCAGTCTAGGTCTAATTTAA